Proteins from a single region of Gemmatirosa kalamazoonensis:
- a CDS encoding DUF6603 domain-containing protein, with protein sequence MTAPAPTQFDDTLGQVAIELAKLVEPLRDELAAPAAKAFFAELGLDLADADVAAIAAPLGTAAARAGELVDLVPPLVAALEGDDSAAAVQQALAATLKVGQVIDALGALATAVESLALPTPPPAALAERIVDLLLARYLDGADQVNDVMEFAGLLDREDFREDSTDPAQPPFTIHTYHLEAIAEWLRDPAGKAAALYGWGPSFDGHLLFPRLERLLALSGLPVIHDATPGAERLDVVFLELTPTASGPAGLVVALRTELPATSGTVVIPLGGEARLELRADVGAPVDTAITIATDGTVSLTPPTPVTLAGTLGARLVVARDTPPDPFILFGQAGGSRVEFRQLVVGATAQLEAGAGTSHGALEVSAALDDGKVVIDVRDGDGFLGKILPTTHIEAAFSLLAGVSTERGFYFSGSSALEVRLPAHIALGPVSIEGLTIGAALDEGRVPLSLGADVKAQLGPIEAVVQNVGVTATLSFPPHDAGNLGPLQVDIGFKPPDGVGLRVDAGPITGGGFLAFDDAKGEYVGALELSFEGIFSLKAVGIVTTKMPDGRPGFALLILVTTEFVPIQLGFGFTLLGVGGLLGLERSLDTEALKLGVRTGAVTSVLFPPDVIGNITRIVSDLKAFFPIARGHFVVAPMGKLGWGTPTLISLELAIVLDIPSPQLVVLGVLRCILPEAAAPILKLQVNFAGGIDFARGTIWFDASLFDSSLLTFTLTGDMAVRVGWGDEPVFVVSVGGFHPAFHEVPSDLTGLRRLTIALLSGSNPRLVATTYFAVTSNTVQSGARVELYASGGGFNIYGFLGYDLLVQVRPLHFVADLEAGLALRRGDDVICGIHVSAELTGPTPWRAHGDASISFFFFSVHVGFDVTWGDDAPALPDDTVEVLPLVAAAIDDARNWRAELPRNTSQSVTLRRAQLPVGVVLLHPFGVLAVTQKIAPLEIAIDRFGEKRPIGETTFTVTRDDGGAAEPAREQFAIASFVRLTDSEKLARRSFEEMKAGLRLSAGDGAASGASVARDVTYEMSYLRHQHPERGGRVSILKSLFDTFSRGGAVAESPLSVASRRGGGNGPAGVAVAADEFHVVSVVDLSPAASGATARTQAEAYALRDALVRADPTLAGTLQVVAAHELAESAA encoded by the coding sequence GTGACGGCCCCCGCCCCCACGCAGTTCGACGACACGCTCGGTCAGGTCGCCATCGAGCTCGCGAAGCTGGTCGAGCCGCTGCGCGACGAGCTGGCCGCGCCCGCCGCGAAGGCGTTCTTCGCCGAGCTGGGGCTCGATCTCGCCGACGCCGACGTGGCGGCGATCGCGGCGCCGTTAGGCACCGCGGCGGCCCGCGCCGGAGAGCTGGTCGATCTCGTGCCGCCGCTCGTCGCCGCGCTCGAGGGGGACGACAGCGCGGCCGCGGTGCAGCAGGCGCTCGCCGCGACGCTGAAGGTGGGCCAGGTGATCGACGCGCTCGGCGCGCTCGCCACCGCCGTCGAGTCACTGGCGCTCCCGACGCCACCGCCGGCCGCGCTGGCCGAGCGCATCGTCGACCTGCTGCTCGCGCGCTATCTCGACGGCGCCGACCAGGTGAACGACGTCATGGAGTTCGCCGGCCTGCTCGACCGGGAGGACTTCCGCGAGGACTCCACCGATCCCGCGCAGCCGCCGTTCACGATCCACACCTACCACCTCGAGGCGATCGCGGAGTGGCTGCGCGACCCGGCGGGGAAGGCGGCGGCGCTCTACGGCTGGGGACCGAGCTTCGACGGCCACCTGCTGTTCCCACGCCTCGAGCGGCTGCTCGCGCTGAGCGGATTGCCCGTGATCCACGACGCGACGCCCGGAGCCGAGCGGCTCGACGTCGTGTTCCTGGAGCTGACGCCGACGGCGTCGGGGCCGGCCGGTCTCGTCGTCGCGCTGCGGACGGAGCTGCCGGCGACGAGCGGCACGGTCGTCATCCCGTTAGGCGGCGAGGCGCGCCTGGAGCTGCGGGCGGACGTCGGCGCGCCGGTCGACACGGCGATCACGATCGCCACCGACGGCACGGTCTCGCTCACCCCGCCCACGCCGGTCACGCTCGCCGGCACGTTGGGCGCCCGGCTCGTCGTCGCGCGCGATACGCCGCCGGATCCGTTCATCCTGTTCGGCCAGGCGGGCGGCAGCCGCGTCGAGTTCCGCCAGCTCGTCGTCGGCGCGACGGCGCAGCTCGAGGCGGGGGCCGGAACGTCGCACGGCGCGCTCGAGGTCAGCGCCGCGCTCGACGACGGCAAGGTCGTCATCGACGTGCGCGACGGCGACGGCTTCCTCGGCAAGATCCTTCCGACGACGCACATCGAGGCCGCGTTCTCGCTGCTCGCCGGCGTGTCGACGGAGCGCGGCTTCTACTTCAGCGGCAGCAGCGCACTCGAGGTGCGGCTGCCGGCGCACATCGCGCTCGGACCGGTGTCGATCGAGGGGCTGACGATCGGCGCGGCGCTCGACGAAGGGCGCGTGCCGCTCAGCCTGGGCGCCGACGTGAAGGCGCAGCTCGGGCCCATCGAGGCCGTCGTGCAGAACGTCGGCGTGACGGCGACGCTGTCGTTCCCGCCGCACGACGCGGGGAACCTCGGACCGCTGCAGGTCGACATCGGCTTCAAGCCGCCCGACGGCGTGGGCCTCCGCGTCGACGCGGGGCCGATCACCGGCGGGGGCTTCCTCGCGTTCGACGACGCGAAGGGCGAGTACGTCGGCGCGCTCGAGCTGTCGTTCGAGGGGATCTTCTCGCTGAAGGCGGTCGGCATCGTCACCACGAAGATGCCCGACGGGCGGCCCGGGTTCGCGCTGCTCATCCTCGTCACCACCGAGTTCGTCCCGATCCAGCTCGGCTTCGGCTTCACGCTGCTCGGCGTCGGCGGGCTGCTGGGGCTCGAGCGCTCGCTCGACACGGAGGCGCTCAAGCTCGGCGTGCGCACCGGCGCGGTGACGAGCGTGCTGTTCCCGCCCGACGTCATCGGGAACATCACCCGCATCGTGAGCGACCTGAAGGCGTTCTTCCCCATCGCGCGCGGGCACTTCGTCGTCGCGCCGATGGGGAAGCTCGGCTGGGGCACGCCGACGCTGATCTCGCTCGAGCTCGCGATCGTGCTCGACATCCCGTCGCCGCAGCTCGTCGTGTTGGGCGTGCTGCGGTGCATCCTCCCCGAGGCGGCCGCGCCGATCCTGAAGCTGCAGGTGAACTTCGCGGGCGGCATCGACTTCGCGCGCGGCACGATCTGGTTCGACGCGTCGCTGTTCGACTCGAGCCTGCTGACGTTCACGCTCACCGGCGACATGGCGGTGCGCGTGGGGTGGGGCGACGAGCCGGTGTTCGTCGTCAGCGTGGGCGGGTTCCATCCCGCGTTCCACGAGGTGCCGTCGGACCTCACGGGGCTCCGCCGACTGACGATCGCGCTCCTCTCCGGCAGCAACCCGCGCCTCGTCGCGACGACGTACTTCGCGGTCACGTCGAACACCGTGCAGTCGGGCGCGCGCGTGGAGCTGTACGCGTCGGGCGGGGGCTTCAACATCTACGGGTTCCTCGGCTACGACCTGCTCGTGCAGGTGCGGCCGCTGCACTTCGTGGCCGATCTCGAGGCCGGGCTCGCGCTGCGGCGCGGCGACGACGTGATCTGCGGCATCCACGTGTCGGCCGAGCTGACGGGGCCCACGCCGTGGCGCGCGCACGGCGACGCGAGCATCAGCTTCTTCTTCTTCAGCGTCCACGTCGGGTTCGACGTCACGTGGGGCGACGACGCGCCGGCGCTTCCCGACGACACCGTGGAGGTGCTGCCGCTCGTCGCGGCCGCGATCGACGATGCGCGCAACTGGCGCGCGGAGCTGCCGAGGAACACGTCGCAGAGCGTGACGCTGCGGCGCGCGCAGCTTCCCGTCGGCGTGGTGCTGCTGCACCCGTTCGGCGTGCTCGCGGTGACCCAGAAGATCGCGCCGCTCGAGATCGCGATCGACCGCTTCGGCGAGAAGCGGCCGATCGGCGAGACGACGTTCACCGTGACGCGCGACGACGGCGGCGCGGCGGAGCCGGCGCGCGAGCAGTTCGCGATCGCGAGCTTCGTGCGCCTGACCGACAGCGAGAAGCTCGCGCGCCGCTCGTTCGAGGAGATGAAGGCGGGGCTGCGGCTCAGCGCCGGCGACGGCGCGGCGAGCGGCGCGAGCGTGGCGCGCGACGTCACGTACGAGATGAGCTATCTGCGCCACCAGCATCCCGAGCGCGGCGGACGCGTGTCCATCCTCAAGTCGCTGTTCGACACGTTCAGCCGCGGCGGCGCGGTCGCCGAGAGCCCGCTCTCGGTCGCGTCGCGCCGGGGCGGCGGCAACGGGCCCGCCGGGGTCGCCGTGGCGGCCGACGAGTTCCACGTCGTGAGCGTCGTCGATCTCTCGCCGGCCGCATCGGGGGCCACCGCGCGCACCCAGGCCGAGGCGTACGCGCTGCGCGACGCGCTCGTGCGCGCCGATCCCACGCTCGCCGGCACGCTGCAGGTCGTCGCGGCGCACGAGCTCGCGGAGAGTGCGGCATGA